Genomic window (Caldisericum sp.):
CCCAAAAGTCTTGATGGCGCTCTCAAAATAATGCCTGATGCAAATTTAGTGCTTATTTCTGTTGCTGGAAAGTATGCAGGAGATGAAGCAATCAAAGCGCTTTCAAAGGACTTGCATGTTATGATTTTCTCGGATAATGTGCCGAAAGAAAAAGCACTCCGTGCTAAGCAAATTGGATACGAGAAAGGACTTCTTGTGATGGGTCCTGATTGCGGAACTGCTATCATAAACGGAGCTCCTCTTGGATTTGCAAATGTCGTTGAAAGAGGAGACATTGGTATAGTCTCTGCGGCTGGAACTGGACTTCAAGAGGTTTCCTCGATTATTTCTAACAATGGTGGCGGTATTTCACAGGCGATAGGTACTGGCGGTATTGATATGAAGGAGTACTATGGGGGCTTATCATTTATTACAGGGCTTAAGGCACTTATCGACGATGATGAGACAAAAGTGATTGTTCTCATTTCTAAGCCACCTCACGAAAGTGTGTTAAAGAAACTCCAGGATGTTTTAAAGAATAATAAGAAGCCAGTTGTTGGGTGTTTCCTTGGAGCAAATAAAGAAATTGTTGAGAGTTTAGGCGCATATCCTGTTTCTACACTTGAAGAAGCTGCACTTCTTGCAGTAAGCCTTTCAAAGGGGACCTCTTTTGATAAGTTTAAGAAAGAGATAGAAGAGAGGGAAGAGTTAATAAAGAATGAAGCAAAAGAATTGGCAAAACACCTTAAACCAGGACAAAAGTACTTTAGAGGTCTTTTCCAGGGTGGAACTCTTGCCTATGAAACAGAATTGATCTTAACAGATATGATAGGTGATGTTTATTCAAATGTCCCGCTTAAACCCGAATTCAAACTCAAGGATTCCTGGAAGAGCGAGAAGCATACAATAGTTGACCTTGGAGAAGATGAGTTTACAGTTGGAAGACCTCATCCTCAAATTGATTTCCAGCTTAGAAACAAGAGAATTTTAGAAGAAGCGAAAGACCCTGAAGTTGCTGTTATATATCTCGATGTTGTTATTGGGTATGGAACAAATAGACACCCTATTGAAGATCTTGTTCCGACTCTTGAAGAAGTTAGGAAAATTAGCAATGCACTTGTTATTGTAAATGTTACGGGAACAGACAAAGATCCTCAGAACAAGAGAGCGCTTATCACTGCACTTAAAAATGCTTCTGCGCATGTTTACGAAAGAAATGCCTATGCCTCAAAGGTTGCAGGATATGTAATTAAGGAAATAGGAGGTTAATTATGAGCAAGGTAAACGATTTATTCAAGAGTGAACTTAAGGTTATAAATATCGGTTTAACTTCCTTTGCTGAAAGCCTTAAGGAAACAGGGTACAAAGTTGTCCATGTTGACTGGTCGCCTCCAGCATTCGGCGATGATGTAAGAGAAGCACTTGATAAATTCAACGAGATAGTTTCAACAAAAAAGGTTGATGTCGATAAGGCAAACCGTGAAGCCTTTAATAGACTTGTATCAGCAAGACCAAAACTTGTTAGGATGGGTAAGGCAATTGACCTTGTCCCCGGAATGAAAAAGAATATGCTTTTGCATGCAGGTCCTCCAGTAACCTGGGATAGGATGTGCGGTCCAATGAAAGGTGCTGTTCTTGGCGCTATCCTTTACGAAGGATGGGCAGAAACTGTCGAGGATGCAGAAAAACTTGCTGCATCAGGAAACATAGAATTTTCTCCATGCCATCACCACCAGGCTGTAGGACCTATGGCAGGAATTGTTTCACCTTCTATGCCTGTTTTTGAAGTTGTTAACGAAGCATATGGGAACAAATCATATACCAATATGAACGAAGGGCTTGGGAAAGTCCTCAGAATGGGTGCGTATTCAAAAGAAGTTATTGAAAGACTCAGATGGATGGAGCAAGTTCTTTATCCAACACTTGCAAGAGCCATTGAATATCTTGGAGGTATCGATCTTAAAAACATCCTTGCTCAAGCACTCCATATGGGTGACGAAGGGCATAATAGGAATAGAGCAGCAACTTCTTTACTCTTTAGACAACTTGCTCCCGCAATTGTTAAAACAACAAACGACCCCGATGTTGTGGAGAGAGTACTTAAATTCATTGACGGAAACGATCACTTCTTCCTCAACATTTCTATGGCAACAGCAAAGGCAAGCCTTGATGCTGCAAGGAACATTGAAGGTTCAACTATGGTAGTTGTTATGGCAAGAAATGGAACAGATTTTGGAATTCAAGTTTCTGGTCTTGGCGATGAGTGGTTTACTGCACCTGCTGAAGTCCCGCCAAATGCACTTTATTTTCCTGGTTTTACAAAAGATGATGCAAACCCTGACATTGGAGATAGTTCTATAACTGAAACGGCAGGATGGGGAGGATTTGCAATTGCAGCTGCACCTGCAATTGTCCAGTTTACTGGTGGAACACCGCAGGATGCAATAAATAAAACAAAAATGATGTACGAAATTACTATTGGAGAAAATACAACCTATCAAATTCCTTATCTTAACTTTAGAGGAACTCCAACTGGCATCGATATAAAGTCAGTTGTCGAAAAAGGAATTCCACCGTTTATTGACACTGGTATTGCACACAAGTTACCTGGTATTGGGCAGGTTGGTGCAGGACTTGTAGATGCACCAATGGAAGTTTTTAAAAAGGCATTAATTGCATTCGTAAAAAAATATTCATAAGAAAGGGAGGTAATGAATTATGACTACTGAAGAATTTATTAAGTTAATGACCACAGAAATTAAGATGTACGATTTAACGCAACCTCTTAGCATTCACACGCCGCCATGGCCAAGTTACATGCCATTAGGAATTCAGTATTTTAAGAGAATTGCAGGTGCAGATAGAGGTCAAGGTGCAAATGGTCAAATTATCACATCAAGTAACCATGTAGGGACGCATATGGATGGAGAAATCCACTTCTATGGAGCAGGAAGAGCAATCGGAGCGGTTCCACTTGAAGAGTGGGTTGGACCTGGTGTTGTAGTTGATATTTCAGATGAAGTTGGCGACTATGATCTTTATACCCCAGAAATGCTTATGAAAAAGGCTGATATAAGACCTGGTGATATTCTCATCATTAACACAGGTTACCACAGGTATGCATGGTATGAAAAAGAGGCAGACGAGGTTCGTTATATGGTTAAACATCCCGGTCCAAGTCCAGATTTTCCGGACTGGGCTCTAAAAATGCAGTTTAAATGGATAGGTGTTGATTGCGGTAGTGCGGACCATCCGATGAATACAATCCTAAGGAATTGGCATCCAAAACTATTCCTCGAAGCAGAAAAGAAACTCAAAGAAAAATATGGAAAGTCCTGGGATGAAATGTTCCCGCCAGAAGAATTCTATCAGATAATGCACCTTAAACTCTTCCCTAAGGGATTAGTTCATGCTGAGAACCTCGGTGGAGATATTGATAAACTCAGCAACAAGAGAGTGTATGTTGGTGCGTTTAATGTAAAAGGTATTGAAATGGAATCTGCCTGGACAAGAATTGTTGCCTGGGCTCCATAATAAGGAGGTTTTTATGAAGACCTTTGAGTACTTTAAGCCGGCGACAGTTGAAGAAGCCTTAGGGCTTTTAAAGCAGTTTGGGGCACAAGCAAAGATACTTGCAGGTGGTACAGATGTTGTCGTTATGATTGATGATGGCATGCTTACGCCTGACTATGTAATTGATGTAAAAGGACTAAGTTCCTTAAAAGGTATTGAAGTAAGAGAAAATTATCTTTGGATAGGTGCACTTACAACATTTTCAGAGATTATTCACTCAGACTTAGTAAAAAATCACTTCCCTGTTTTGTTTGAGGCTTCAAAAACGGTAGCTTCGGTTGGGGTAAGAAATAGGGCAACTCTTGTTGGAAACATTTGCTCCGCAGTACCCTCCGCAGATTCTGCACCGACCCTTCTTGTACTAAATGCTTTGGTTGAGGTTAAAGGTAATACCGATAGATTAGTTCCTATAAAAGAATTCTTTACCGGTCCAAGGAAAACTGTTCTTGGGGTAAGCGAACTTGTAACCGGCGTAAGAATCCCGTTAGAGATGAGAAAATTTGGTGCAAATTATATTAAACTCGGTCGTTATGATGGCGAAGACCTTGCTCAGGTTGGTGTTGCAACTTTTGTTTCAGAAGATCTTGAGTATAGAGTTTCCTTTGGCGCGGTCGCACCAACTCCTGTAAGGGCATATGAAGTTGAAGAGTTTCTAAAAGGAAAAGAATTGAGCGATGCTCTTATAGAACAGGCAATACCTATTGCACTAAAGTCAATCTCGCCTATTTCCGATGTAAGAGCAAGCAAGGAATACAGAATGCATGTAAGTGGAGTACTCTTTAAGCGATCGCTCAAGGCATCATTTGAGAGATTAAGAGGACAGGGTCCTGCCTATGGGACCAACTTGGTGTAGGAGGGTAACATGCAGAAAAAAGAAATTACTTTTACCTTGAATGGAAAGAAAGTTTGGGTTGAGGTAAAACCCTATGAAAAATTGCTTGATGTTTTGAGGGATAAACTTGGTGTAAAAAGTCCTAAATATGGGTGTGGTAGAGGCGAGTGCGGTGCATGTTCAGTTTTGCTGGATGGAAAAGCTATAAGGTCTTGTATCGTTTACGCTATAGAAGTTGATGGTCACGATGTAATCACAGTTGAAGGTCTTCAGGCAAACGGACTTACAGATTTGCAGAAATCCTTCCTTGCTCATAATTCTTTCCAATGTGGTTTCTGTGCACCAGGTATGATAATTCAAGCAACTGAACTATTAAACGAAAACCCACATCCAGATGAAGAGGAAATTAGGGAGTACATTGCAGGGAACCTCTGCAGATGTACAGGATACAATCCAATTGTTGAAGCAATTATGGATGTTGCGAAGAAGAAATAGGAGGGGCGTATGAAAGAGCTAGAATTAAAATATGTAGGACATGACGCCGTAAGGCTTGATGGCCTTGAAAAAATTACAGGAACGGCAAAATATGTTGATGATATTGATCTTGGACCTGCAACATTGTATGTTTCAATTTTAAGAAGCCCTTATGCCCATGCTATTATAAAGAAAATTGATACCTCAAAAGCAGAAGCACTCGATGGAGTTTATGCTGTTGTTACAGGAAAAGATTTCCCATATAGATATGGTTTGTATCTCAAAGATAACTATGTATTTCCGCTTGACAGGGTTCGATATGTTGGACAGCATGTTGCGGCAGTTGTTGCAGCAACGCAGGAAATTGCAGACGAAGCTGTAAAGTTGATAGAAGTTGAGTATGAGCCACTTCCCGTAATTCAAGACCCACTTGTTGCAATAAAGGAAGATGCCCCTCTCATACATCC
Coding sequences:
- the fdrA gene encoding acyl-CoA synthetase FdrA gives rise to the protein MAVKGILKKGEYYDSVTLMLVQKDALNIPGVEDAAIVMGTLQNKSILENSGMLLEEFKNATDADLLIAVKGKDDEVVEKALKEIENLLRKSRSKSEGSSDYVPKSLDGALKIMPDANLVLISVAGKYAGDEAIKALSKDLHVMIFSDNVPKEKALRAKQIGYEKGLLVMGPDCGTAIINGAPLGFANVVERGDIGIVSAAGTGLQEVSSIISNNGGGISQAIGTGGIDMKEYYGGLSFITGLKALIDDDETKVIVLISKPPHESVLKKLQDVLKNNKKPVVGCFLGANKEIVESLGAYPVSTLEEAALLAVSLSKGTSFDKFKKEIEEREELIKNEAKELAKHLKPGQKYFRGLFQGGTLAYETELILTDMIGDVYSNVPLKPEFKLKDSWKSEKHTIVDLGEDEFTVGRPHPQIDFQLRNKRILEEAKDPEVAVIYLDVVIGYGTNRHPIEDLVPTLEEVRKISNALVIVNVTGTDKDPQNKRALITALKNASAHVYERNAYASKVAGYVIKEIGG
- a CDS encoding DUF1116 domain-containing protein, yielding MSKVNDLFKSELKVINIGLTSFAESLKETGYKVVHVDWSPPAFGDDVREALDKFNEIVSTKKVDVDKANREAFNRLVSARPKLVRMGKAIDLVPGMKKNMLLHAGPPVTWDRMCGPMKGAVLGAILYEGWAETVEDAEKLAASGNIEFSPCHHHQAVGPMAGIVSPSMPVFEVVNEAYGNKSYTNMNEGLGKVLRMGAYSKEVIERLRWMEQVLYPTLARAIEYLGGIDLKNILAQALHMGDEGHNRNRAATSLLFRQLAPAIVKTTNDPDVVERVLKFIDGNDHFFLNISMATAKASLDAARNIEGSTMVVVMARNGTDFGIQVSGLGDEWFTAPAEVPPNALYFPGFTKDDANPDIGDSSITETAGWGGFAIAAAPAIVQFTGGTPQDAINKTKMMYEITIGENTTYQIPYLNFRGTPTGIDIKSVVEKGIPPFIDTGIAHKLPGIGQVGAGLVDAPMEVFKKALIAFVKKYS
- a CDS encoding cyclase family protein, with the translated sequence MTTEEFIKLMTTEIKMYDLTQPLSIHTPPWPSYMPLGIQYFKRIAGADRGQGANGQIITSSNHVGTHMDGEIHFYGAGRAIGAVPLEEWVGPGVVVDISDEVGDYDLYTPEMLMKKADIRPGDILIINTGYHRYAWYEKEADEVRYMVKHPGPSPDFPDWALKMQFKWIGVDCGSADHPMNTILRNWHPKLFLEAEKKLKEKYGKSWDEMFPPEEFYQIMHLKLFPKGLVHAENLGGDIDKLSNKRVYVGAFNVKGIEMESAWTRIVAWAP
- a CDS encoding FAD binding domain-containing protein — its product is MKTFEYFKPATVEEALGLLKQFGAQAKILAGGTDVVVMIDDGMLTPDYVIDVKGLSSLKGIEVRENYLWIGALTTFSEIIHSDLVKNHFPVLFEASKTVASVGVRNRATLVGNICSAVPSADSAPTLLVLNALVEVKGNTDRLVPIKEFFTGPRKTVLGVSELVTGVRIPLEMRKFGANYIKLGRYDGEDLAQVGVATFVSEDLEYRVSFGAVAPTPVRAYEVEEFLKGKELSDALIEQAIPIALKSISPISDVRASKEYRMHVSGVLFKRSLKASFERLRGQGPAYGTNLV
- a CDS encoding (2Fe-2S)-binding protein, yielding MQKKEITFTLNGKKVWVEVKPYEKLLDVLRDKLGVKSPKYGCGRGECGACSVLLDGKAIRSCIVYAIEVDGHDVITVEGLQANGLTDLQKSFLAHNSFQCGFCAPGMIIQATELLNENPHPDEEEIREYIAGNLCRCTGYNPIVEAIMDVAKKK